From one Rhodopirellula islandica genomic stretch:
- a CDS encoding OPT family oligopeptide transporter, giving the protein MPDNLSEKFADSPSKSTAEITVRVVVLGLILSVVMGAANVYVGLKAGMTVSASIPAAVMAMLLFRLFFKNSTTLEANQVQTCASAGESLAAGIIFTMPAMILIGYWTEFDYWTVTLVAFTGGLLGILFMIPMRKVFVVDNEELKYPEGVACAAVLRAGEAGEEDEAGKRLLIGGVLGGLVKVFGGFLGLIHGSLETAGIAGSRIFYFGGDLSPMLIAVGFIVRLNVAILIFIGGAMAWLIGIPLLGGGLIGDGVDGAVDQAYGIWSGQVRYVGVGAMVVGGFSALIAVRHGLVAAIAHLWNGMTAERDLTQADTERDIPSWAILTLGMLCVGLLAMMNYWFTNNVAITVLSTIVMLVMGFFFTAVANFIVGLVGNSNSPVSGMTITAVLVAGGLLYLANYTGMDGMVATLGIAAIVCCVACTSGDVCNDLKTGSLVGASPFRQQMMQIAGVTVAAFVMAPVLTLLHEHGGGIGSKELSAPQAGLFASLAKGFAGEGELPWKLIGIGAGLGVAILLIDEALKRSGAKFRAHLMPIAVGMYLPFGLATPILIGGLIAHFYSKDKPVQEHDTVLHRGVLFSSGVIAGEALTAVGIAGLAAFGIQSLQLGLSPGLVTGLSCLAAALIVIVFVVMAKPLPQNKR; this is encoded by the coding sequence ATGCCCGACAATCTTTCTGAGAAGTTCGCCGACTCGCCATCGAAATCAACGGCCGAGATCACTGTTCGCGTCGTGGTGTTGGGCTTGATCCTGTCCGTTGTGATGGGCGCCGCCAATGTTTATGTGGGTCTGAAAGCGGGGATGACAGTTTCGGCATCGATCCCCGCCGCAGTCATGGCGATGCTCTTGTTTCGATTGTTCTTCAAGAACTCGACGACCCTGGAAGCGAACCAGGTCCAAACCTGTGCTTCGGCTGGCGAGTCATTGGCGGCTGGGATCATTTTTACGATGCCGGCCATGATTCTGATTGGGTACTGGACGGAATTTGACTACTGGACCGTGACGCTGGTGGCCTTCACCGGTGGTCTGTTGGGAATCCTGTTTATGATTCCGATGCGGAAAGTATTCGTGGTCGACAACGAGGAATTGAAGTATCCCGAGGGGGTGGCCTGTGCCGCGGTGCTCCGGGCTGGAGAAGCTGGCGAAGAAGACGAGGCTGGAAAAAGGCTGCTCATCGGTGGCGTGCTGGGTGGATTGGTAAAGGTCTTCGGAGGTTTTCTGGGACTCATTCACGGCAGTCTGGAAACGGCAGGCATCGCGGGGTCCAGAATCTTCTATTTCGGCGGCGACCTTTCCCCCATGCTGATCGCCGTTGGATTCATCGTTCGACTGAACGTCGCCATTTTGATTTTCATCGGTGGCGCGATGGCTTGGCTGATCGGCATTCCGCTGTTGGGCGGTGGGTTGATTGGCGACGGCGTCGACGGAGCAGTCGATCAAGCGTACGGCATCTGGAGTGGTCAGGTGCGTTATGTGGGCGTGGGGGCCATGGTCGTCGGTGGTTTCAGTGCGCTGATCGCAGTGCGGCACGGATTGGTGGCGGCCATTGCACACCTGTGGAACGGCATGACTGCTGAACGAGATCTGACGCAAGCGGACACGGAACGCGACATTCCATCCTGGGCGATTTTGACGCTGGGGATGCTATGTGTCGGGTTGCTGGCAATGATGAATTATTGGTTCACCAACAACGTGGCGATCACGGTGCTGTCCACGATTGTGATGCTCGTCATGGGGTTCTTCTTCACGGCGGTTGCCAATTTCATCGTTGGTTTGGTTGGCAATTCCAACAGCCCTGTTTCGGGAATGACCATCACGGCGGTGCTCGTCGCGGGTGGACTGTTGTACTTAGCCAATTACACGGGCATGGATGGCATGGTCGCGACACTTGGCATTGCGGCGATCGTATGTTGTGTCGCCTGCACCAGCGGCGATGTGTGCAATGACCTCAAAACAGGTTCACTGGTGGGTGCCTCTCCTTTTCGACAACAGATGATGCAGATCGCCGGGGTGACCGTGGCGGCATTCGTCATGGCACCCGTGTTGACCTTGCTTCACGAACACGGGGGCGGAATCGGAAGCAAGGAACTCTCGGCACCTCAAGCTGGCTTGTTCGCAAGTCTCGCCAAAGGCTTTGCTGGCGAAGGAGAACTGCCGTGGAAGCTGATCGGAATCGGTGCCGGATTGGGAGTCGCAATCCTTTTGATTGATGAAGCCTTGAAACGCAGTGGAGCAAAATTCCGAGCTCACTTGATGCCCATCGCGGTCGGCATGTATTTGCCCTTCGGATTGGCGACGCCGATTTTGATCGGCGGCTTGATCGCCCACTTCTACTCCAAAGACAAGCCGGTCCAAGAGCACGACACAGTGCTGCATCGCGGAGTCTTGTTTTCGTCGGGAGTCATCGCGGGCGAGGCGCTCACGGCGGTCGGAATCGCGGGGTTGGCCGCGTTCGGAATCCAATCGCTGCAACTCGGACTATCACCTGGATTGGTGACGGGGCTCTCTTGCCTGGCCGCGGCATTGATCGTGATTGTCTTTGTTGTCATGGCGAAACCGCTTCCGCAAAACAAGCGATAG
- a CDS encoding cold-shock protein, which translates to MAEGTIKRLTDKGFGFIDVGSSKDLFFHSSSVEGGNFDDLREGQQVTFNEARGEKGPCAENVQVLDN; encoded by the coding sequence ATGGCTGAAGGTACGATTAAACGGCTCACCGACAAAGGCTTCGGATTTATTGACGTTGGAAGCTCGAAGGACCTGTTTTTTCACTCGTCGAGTGTTGAAGGCGGAAACTTTGATGATCTCCGCGAAGGACAACAAGTTACGTTCAACGAAGCACGCGGCGAAAAAGGCCCCTGTGCAGAGAACGTTCAAGTCCTCGACAACTGA
- a CDS encoding lactonase family protein — MIHLIEAAERFRQLKFRLVPACLGVAVFLSGTLQAQSPPAEPRETRPLMAYVGTFSSPLGDVPPTQVDLPEGNGRGIHLFEVDRASGALEAAGTFDLGSSPDCLVINDARDRLYSSNETDRFGESQQGSVSAFAIDPVDGQLRLLNTVSSEGDGPTYVSIHPSGKFLLVANYFSGSIAVLPILPDGRLGNATDIQQDTGEIGPTKATHAPPGSFAISGHDGSHAHMIQSDPSGRFVLHVNLGQDKIFSWKFDTSSGKLTPCEPASVSLPPGDGPRHFNFHPNGRWLYSIQEEGSTVVLFEYDSETGQLNSRQTVSSLPDGFAGSNFCSEILVSQDGRFVYAGNRLHDSVGIFAIEADGTLRQVGNEWTRGNYPRSFNFDPSGRFLYVCNQRADNVTAFHVDRESGLLEFTGHYTPVGNPSSITFVDLAASDDAVQTLRRVGAPEAHQAVAVDASSFFAISNRTIAQYDKQTAKRLAVWKAPPNSGIQHLNSGVVIEGRLHCANSNWPAKPLKNTIEIFQASNLEHLESKPFSEAEGAINWIDRHQGAWWIGFAFYGEAEVRNTKLVRYDDDWNETGEWTFPESVIQRFLPNSNSGGAFGPNGQLYVTGHDLAELYVLEVPADSDELQHVSTVSAPIAGQGIAWDHDQRGTLLGIVRASHEVVFLRFSPPK; from the coding sequence ATGATTCACCTGATCGAAGCAGCGGAACGATTCCGCCAACTGAAGTTCCGACTGGTCCCTGCGTGTTTGGGGGTGGCCGTTTTCCTCAGCGGAACGCTGCAGGCACAAAGCCCGCCGGCCGAACCGCGTGAGACTCGCCCGTTGATGGCATACGTGGGCACCTTCAGTTCTCCGTTGGGCGATGTTCCGCCGACCCAAGTTGATTTGCCAGAGGGCAATGGACGTGGGATCCATCTCTTTGAGGTCGATCGAGCAAGCGGTGCGTTGGAAGCGGCCGGCACGTTCGATCTTGGATCGAGCCCCGATTGCTTGGTGATCAATGATGCTCGAGACCGTCTGTACTCAAGCAACGAGACGGATCGATTTGGCGAGTCGCAACAAGGCTCGGTCAGTGCCTTCGCAATCGATCCGGTCGACGGGCAACTGAGGTTGCTGAACACCGTCTCGTCCGAAGGGGACGGCCCCACGTATGTCAGCATTCATCCTTCGGGGAAGTTTCTGTTGGTTGCCAACTACTTCAGCGGTTCAATTGCCGTGCTTCCGATTCTGCCGGACGGACGTCTGGGCAACGCCACGGATATTCAACAGGACACTGGGGAAATTGGCCCGACGAAGGCGACTCACGCGCCGCCGGGCAGCTTTGCAATCAGTGGCCACGACGGTTCTCACGCGCACATGATCCAGTCCGATCCTTCGGGGCGTTTTGTGTTGCATGTGAACTTGGGGCAGGACAAGATTTTCAGTTGGAAGTTCGACACTTCCTCTGGAAAACTGACGCCCTGTGAACCGGCCAGCGTCTCACTGCCTCCGGGAGATGGGCCGCGACACTTTAATTTCCATCCCAATGGACGTTGGCTGTATTCGATCCAAGAGGAAGGCTCGACCGTCGTGTTGTTTGAGTACGATTCGGAGACGGGGCAGTTGAATTCGCGTCAAACCGTTTCGTCTCTCCCGGATGGCTTTGCCGGCAGCAACTTCTGTTCGGAGATCTTGGTTTCCCAGGACGGCAGGTTCGTTTACGCCGGCAATCGATTGCACGACAGCGTGGGCATCTTTGCGATTGAAGCTGACGGCACTCTGCGTCAGGTGGGCAACGAATGGACTCGCGGGAATTATCCACGCAGCTTCAACTTCGATCCGAGTGGACGCTTTCTGTACGTTTGCAATCAACGGGCAGACAATGTCACCGCGTTTCACGTCGACCGTGAATCAGGTTTGCTTGAATTCACCGGGCACTACACGCCGGTCGGCAACCCATCCAGCATCACGTTTGTCGACCTCGCTGCGTCGGACGACGCGGTTCAAACCCTGCGGCGTGTTGGGGCACCGGAGGCACACCAAGCCGTTGCGGTGGATGCATCCTCTTTTTTCGCGATCTCGAATCGAACGATCGCCCAATATGACAAGCAAACCGCCAAGCGACTCGCGGTTTGGAAAGCACCTCCCAACTCGGGCATCCAACATCTCAACAGTGGAGTCGTCATTGAGGGGCGTTTGCATTGTGCGAACTCCAATTGGCCCGCGAAGCCGCTCAAGAACACCATTGAAATTTTTCAGGCCAGCAACTTAGAGCACTTGGAATCGAAACCATTCTCCGAAGCAGAGGGAGCCATCAACTGGATTGATCGCCATCAAGGAGCGTGGTGGATCGGGTTTGCGTTCTATGGTGAAGCGGAGGTTCGGAACACAAAACTCGTTCGTTACGATGACGATTGGAATGAGACCGGCGAGTGGACGTTCCCTGAATCGGTGATTCAGCGGTTTTTACCCAACAGCAATTCTGGTGGTGCGTTTGGTCCAAACGGTCAGTTGTATGTGACAGGACATGACCTCGCGGAACTGTATGTCCTCGAAGTGCCTGCCGACAGCGATGAGCTCCAGCATGTCTCCACCGTTTCAGCGCCGATCGCTGGGCAGGGAATTGCCTGGGATCACGATCAACGCGGCACTCTGCTGGGAATCGTGCGAGCCAGCCATGAAGTCGTCTTCCTGCGATTCAGTCCACCGAAATGA
- a CDS encoding rhamnogalacturonan acetylesterase, translating to MPSRFAMPGCFAVLALLLANVACAQDEQVSSSESVTIALIGDSTVEDYSGWGVPFRKRFTDNVQVLNFAKGGASSKSWRNGKRMPAVLEAKPDYVLIQFGHNDQPGKGPERETDPETTYSENLKRYAAEVKSAGAQPILVSSVTRRRFDQDGKIRTTLTPWADATQQVAAELKVPFIDLHRRSIELHDRIGPVASMEFNFKAGDLTHFNEQGGAVMADLVITELQTAVPNLTRFLK from the coding sequence ATGCCAAGCCGATTTGCGATGCCAGGCTGCTTCGCCGTTCTCGCGTTGCTACTCGCCAATGTTGCCTGTGCGCAAGACGAACAAGTGTCCTCCAGCGAATCGGTCACGATCGCCTTGATTGGCGACTCGACCGTCGAAGATTACTCGGGGTGGGGTGTGCCTTTTCGTAAACGGTTCACGGACAACGTCCAGGTTCTGAACTTCGCGAAAGGCGGGGCCAGTTCGAAGAGCTGGCGCAATGGCAAGCGAATGCCGGCTGTTTTGGAGGCCAAGCCCGACTACGTGCTGATTCAGTTCGGGCACAACGATCAGCCCGGCAAAGGTCCGGAGCGAGAAACCGATCCCGAGACGACCTACAGCGAGAATCTGAAGCGTTACGCTGCCGAAGTGAAATCGGCGGGGGCTCAACCCATCCTGGTCAGTTCAGTGACGAGACGCCGGTTCGACCAGGACGGCAAGATTCGTACGACCCTGACCCCGTGGGCGGACGCGACCCAACAAGTTGCCGCGGAACTGAAGGTGCCGTTCATTGATCTGCATCGGCGGAGCATAGAACTGCATGACCGAATCGGTCCTGTTGCCAGCATGGAGTTCAACTTCAAAGCAGGCGACCTGACCCATTTCAACGAACAGGGTGGCGCCGTCATGGCTGATCTTGTCATCACCGAACTGCAAACTGCGGTGCCCAACCTGACACGCTTCCTGAAATAG